The nucleotide window ttggcaatgtctcttagcaagtgggcctgggctgctaAAGAGAAATAGTTGAATACAAGATAGTGAAaactcaaaagagaaaatcaaaacacaatTGTCCCACAGGTTTTTCCTCCAGTGTataacttgagtttctctcctgagTTTACAAATAGATGGACTTTGGCCTAATcgtaacaacaaaatcagtacaTTACCAGAGTATcttttacttaaataatttaatcaCAGACACAGTATTTCATTCTTCCCTTCACAGAACTATTTCAGGGACtaattcatttcaactttcagAACTGCTATCATCTTAATAAATTTGGTGTCAATTGTGCTTCAACCGTGTTGGAATACTCATGACTTGGTATAGTAGGATTGATGGAACCTGTTAGTGATTTATTGTTCTAGTGGttgctgtttgtgtttgtataCTGGTGTCCggttttcttgttttgaggtGATTGCAGGTCTAGGTTctaatttctcagtttttctttgttgaaagAGTGCTTTTTTCCTAGGCTTCTCTTTGCTCTTTGATCTTCTGATCTGAGGGCCTATGGTTCAACAGGGCTTCTCACCACattttgggtgctggaaatctttctgtaggtgtggtctttgttcaAGCATGGTATATCTGCCAAGGTTTGAAAtcgaaagaagggaagagagaagagaaactggtGATAGTGTTGAGAAGATTGGGAGATTTTTGTGGTCAGGTTGACCATATGGACTTCTGGCAGATGCTGTATCCTTTGAGCACAGGGATCCTTCTAAAGTTGGAGTCTACAACAAGGAAATGAAGAGGGAATTGAATTGTAAATAGGGTTTGTGTTATTGAAAGTATGGAGACCCCCTGGAGAGGAAccaatttgtattttgtttagcTGTCATGAACTCTGGCCCAGAAGTGTGTCTTTGCCTCAGTTTACCTACCTGTTTGTCTGACTTCTGTGACTTGCACATGATCAAGGATATTAATACAATTTTTCGTGTGCCATGGCTTTGTGTGTGGCCGTTAATTTGATGTTGGGGTCCTCTATCTGGGAATAAAGATAATGTGGAAGCTTCATGAGCTGCTGTCCCACCTTATCTGATATTCTGGGTGGAGTGACATGCACATGAGAAAGGCAGGTCTCCCTCTGTTGGGGGCTGGAATTCAGCCATATTCCTCTTATTCTGAATGGTAATATATCCTATACTTGTGTATGTTGGAAATCCTTAATTACTTTCTTGATGATACCATATGTGACAGTCAAGATAGTCTTGAGTATCAGAAGATAATTTGGAAATTTGTGTTTTGTGGGCTGTTATATGTTATGAAAATCAATGAACTTGGAATAAATTCATACCTTCCCctacctccactccttccagccctCTCCCCAATATCCATTCCCCCAAATCAACtgatactctgtttcccttcagagaagagaaggcctcccatggatatccaCCAAACACATCATGACAAGGatcaataagactaggcacaaaccctcatacaaGGCTGGCCAAGGTAActcaatagaagagaaagtgtccGAAGAGCAGGCAAAAGTGTCACAGACATCACAGGAGCTACTGGTAGGAATCCCACATACAAAGCAAGATAAGCAATCAGAGCATGTTTACAGAGTTTCTGACACTCGAACGTTGCAGGCTCCATGATTGACCCTTCACTTtctctgagcccctatgagcctaaGTTTATTCTGTGTGACATGTTCTCCTGTTTtatggcactatggaaatgtccagagatatacaaagatgaccccaaataagattCTAAACAATAGTGAAGaagctatcctaaatgcccttctcatataacaagattgatgactaccttatatgttgTCCtcaagccttcatccagctgcttatggaaatagaagcagacacccacagctaagcactgaatcaaatgcctggaatccatttgtagagagtgAGGTGTGATTAGCAATGTATACATGACCAGAGTTGGGAAACCCACATAAATAGGTTACCTGAAGAAGGAGGAGCTCATTGACTTCAGACTGATTGTTCACAACCAGCATAGGAaagaactaggccctctgaaatTGGGAGTCAGTTAGGAGAGGTGGGCAGTCTAAGGGACTCTAGTCATGGaatagtatttatctctagtgtacaaatggacactGGGAGCCAATTCcccatagagtgatactctctcagcctagacacactagggAGATACTATGGCCTGCcccatatgatgtgacagactttgatgatccctgatggaaggcctcacattaTCTATTGAGCAGAAGAGGGAAGGGATGGGGTTCCATGTTGGGTATGGACAAATGGGAGGGGCAAGGTAGTGGGACTGGGATATATAGTAAgaatgtttgtaatttaaattaaaaaaaatagaaaacataaaagatCATACTCATCAGAATGTAGAACTCTTAAGTTTACCACGACCAGAGGTCTGAAAGAGTAATTTACCTTCAACTTCTTTCTCACCTCGCATGATCACCTATCTAACTATCGGCTCTATCCCATCCCTTCCACACAATGTCAGCTGTGCTCACGTCTAGATCTTcaatgttaaaaaacaatgaagataatgactaaatatcatatattaaaattgaaaacacataTAAAGATTATACACAGGAGACTCTGACCTCATCCTTAAAGGGAAAATAGAGCTGAGAAATTAATTTGaggtaaattagatataaaggGTGTTTTAGTTACACTTATAAGTTATTCAAATCTTtgatatgcattttatattaagTTATGAAATGTGTATTGCTATTAAGTATGAGCTGCACACTGGAGATTATCTTCAGAAACGTTAAATGTAGGCATGGATAGGGGTAAGTCTCAAAACTCAAGTGTCTATGACTTAGATACTTGTAAATAGAGCACAACtacaaataaatcaaaacaactagttgaaataatttggaaaatttaTCAGTATTTTTAACTAAAACAGGGATCAAGTGAAAGGGTTTTGACTTAACAATAGAAAGTAAGAATAAATTGATGGACAATTTTCCTAGAGCATTAGTTGTAAACCTTCATGTTGTTTTGATgcataaccataaaattattttcctttctacttAATTATTGTAATTGTAACCCatggtttgagaaccactggtgtgaTCTGTGACTTTTAATCTGTTCAATTTAACCCTTTTAGCTAGTTAATATTAAAAAGTGTGTGAAATGGCTGAGTGGATAAAAAGTTAATTGCTCCCATGTCTTCCTACCTTAGTTTGAATCTGTAGGACTATGTTGGTGGGAAGAGCAACTTGACTTCTTAGTGTTGTCatctgctgcacacacacacacacacacacacacacacacacacaaaaaaaatatatatatataaatagacagataaatgtttaaaaactaaaattaaggtGTGGGGGTTACTTAATTTTTATGTTCAGCAATTGAGTGGGTAATTATAATGTGGTCTAACTTCAGGAAAAGTATATAAAATGTAACATTATTTAAGCTCTCACATAGCTTTATGACAGTTTTTTATACACCCTGTATaaacaatgtaataaaaatgagcagacacataatattcaaaatacaggGTTGTCTTGCAAACTCTGCTGTCTTTGAAGAAGGTAGTGGAATTTTAATTAACATACAACCATGTTAACATAGCAATTAGGAAACATCTTCAAGACAACTTCATTGAAAGACTTCAGATCATAtagaagaaatcagagagagcCTTTAAAGTTGAGATTTTACAGTGAGCGATAGagatacacatatcacaaaatattttctttgacaaaCTATAGAAGCACCCGATGACTGTCATGGGTTGGGCTCCTCCATTAATATTTCCCTGCAGAAGGAGCACAACACCATGACTCCAAAGTTCAACATTCTAGTGTCACAGGTAATACTATAGCCATTATTGTTAAAgtcattattgtttgaaaaacagaaaacttagAAGTCATTATTTGTTGCAATTCAGCCTGGAATACATACTTTTCTCAGAGATAACCATCAGTTATCTTTATGGAttaaatagctaaaataaaattagcaatTCATTTTAGCACTCCATATATGTACACTTTGTTCCTGGTATCACAGcccattctttctcctgcctcactattggatAATCACCTCTTTATCAGAACATCAGGTGTTGtagacagcttcacagagttaaactaaTACAgcatacagcataaacaaaagtaacatatatttatttatttaaacaaatgttctataaCATAAAactaacacatcttaaaataatgttctacagaAATACACATTTGTAGTATTGTcagtattttgttttcagttgcaCTTATGTATGTGATCTTTTAGAATGCCATGAAGTATGATGATCTGCATATCtacttcacttgggaagagtggactttgctggatacttctcagaagaatctctacaaagatgtgatgctagAGACCTACAAGAACCTCAGTGATATAGGTAAGAGGGTATTTTCCTTCACATGTTAAAATTATAGGACAACTCTTCCTTGGTTATTGGTGCTGTTCTGTAAtttgattgagaaagaaaaagaatgtggtaAATAAATCTAAGTTCTAAAGTTCACTGAAGAGAGTAATATAATTCTTTGCACATTTTCCAATAATATAATACCCACTTTCTTGCACTGTTTTAGGATACATTTGGGGAGACCATACTATTGAAGAACATTGTGCTGGTTCTAAAACACCTGAAAGGTAATTTTCTTTTACGAGCTCATAGAAATGTGTTtctgaagaaattgaaatgtgTTCTGAAGTTTGAAACAGAACCCACAGTGTAAATAGCACAGCTTGAATtgcattgatgattattaaattctcacaagGCCATTTAACTCAATTTCAGGTAGGTGAACTGCATTTGAAAGACATTATTTTAGGAAAGGAGACAAGGAAACAATGCCTTAAGATACACTTGTATCATTGCACCATGATATGCTATAGaaatatatttccatttatttcatgCTATGTACATTAATAAAGGTATACACAGGTTGATGTGATGAGCATATCTCCAAACCTTGCATTAAGCAAATAATCCCTAGAACAGTTAATTTTCTTCATGtactttgtgttatttttctacATTTAGTGACAGGGGCAATTATTGTTAAGAGTCAAGTGGCAGTTATTGCAGGAAAACCTAATCCCTCTAACACATGTCTATAAGGAACAGCAAGTGAACCTGAACAAAATGAGGAAGGCTTTTTTTGCAATCTTTATATTACTAGGTATATTAAGTATTAGTCAGGATAATAGCCATGTGAGCAAAGGGATATGGAGAACAAGATATACCTCACTTGCAGAATATTTAAAAGTCATATAGCAGTCCCCATATGAGCATAATGGTGAATTTGATTCAAGTTTATAATGAATTTGTTTTCCAGCTTCATTGATAATACACCAAAAAGATCACTCTGCAGAAAGGCCCTCTGACTCTATGAATGTGTAAATActtcttgttgttcttgttcatTATCAAATGTTGCATGTCTCAGAGTGTAGgggaatttaaaaatgcaataagAGAGATAAAGTTCTGAATTTTTCCAGTTCTCTTCAATATGTGAAAAATCTCCTGTAGGAAAAGTTGTGTAAATGAGAACCATATAATAAAGATTGTACCTTCACAGGTACCTTCACAGATGCCATACACCCTTAAAGAAGGGAAAACATGAGTGGAAATACAGAGATAAGACTATAAAATTTTAATCTTCTTTAcaattgaaaacaaattttaatatgGATTTATACAGCTATCAAGATTCAGGATTATATTAAATATGTGAAAGCATTTACATATGATCATTTTCCTTGCAGGCATGAGAGAAGCAAAACAAGAGAGAAGCCTTCTATATCCATACAATTGGGTAAAGCCTTTTTTCAGCACACTCATCTTCAAATGCCTGAAAGGATATGTACTGGAAAGAAAtcttatgaatgtaatcattgTGGTAAAGCCTTTACTTGTTACAGTaattttcaaacacataaaaggaaACATACTGTagaaaaaccctatgaatgtaatcagtttAGTAAAGCCTTTACTCATtacagtcatcttcaaatgcataccaggacacatactggagagaaaccctttgaatgtaatcagtgtggtaaagcctttactTATCACAGTGatcttcaaagacataaaaggacacatactggagagaaacactatgaatgtaatcagtgtggtaaagcctctACTGATCACAGTGatcttcaaagacataaaagaacacgcactggagagaaaccctatgaatgcaatcagtgCGGTAAAGCCTTTGCTCGTAATAGTaatcttcaaaggcataaaaggatacatactggagagaaaccctatgaatgtaatcagtgtggtaaagcctttactcattacagtcatcttcaaatgcataccaggacacatactggagagaaaccctatgaatgtaatcagtgtggtaaagcctttgcacatAATAGTaatcttcaaaggcataaaaggacacatactggagagaaaccctatgaatgtaatcagtgtggtaaagcctttactGATCACAGTGatcttcaaagacataaaagaacacacactggagagaaaccctatgaatgcaatcagtgCGGTAAAGCCTTTGCTCGTAATAGTaatcttcaaaggcataaaaggatacatactggagagaaaccctatgaatgtaatcagtgtggtaaagcctttactcattacagtcatcttcaaatgcataccaggacacatactggagagaaaccctatgaatgcaatcagtgtggtaaagtctTTACTAATCACCGTGCACTACATGTACATAAAAGAtcacatactggggagaaactctatgaatgcaatcagtgtggtaaagcctttgctcagccCAGTTATctgaaaattcataaaataacacatactggggagaaaccctatgaatgcaatcaCTGTGGTAAAGGCTTTGCTGATCCCAGTGCCCTTCGTGTGCATAAAAGCAcgcatactggggagaaaccctatgaatgcaatcactgtggtaaagcctttgctcggaaaagtcatcttcaaagacataaaagaacacatacaggaaagaaaccctatgaatgtaatcagtgtggtaaaggcTTTTCTAATCCCAGTGTCCTTCATGTgcataaaggaaaacatactgGAAAAAACACATATGAATGTACTCATTGTGGTAAAGCATTCATGTGTCACAGTCATCTTCAAGGCCATAAAAGAGCACATGCTGGAGACAAACCATTTTAATGTAGTCAGTATGGTAAAGCCTTTGGGTGTATcaggaaatttgaaaacattacaaaaatcaTTCAGAAGTGAAACTACGAATGCAGTAAGTTTGGTTTAATTTTATATAGAAGAGTAAAACTTTGTGGACAATCAATCCGTCAAAGCCTTTATAAGTTACGGTCATTTTCCAGTACCTGATAATGATAATGAGGGCTTCTCATTATCAAATATTTGGTGGGATCTTTAGCCATCACAATTCCAATCATTATACAATAGTAATTATTTTGTAGAATAAAAAAGACAGTGTCAACAGTCTGTGCGAGCATTATCATGTCCATTTTTATATTGTTGGTCTAGCAGTCTCatggaaaaaatgaatttataaactCATGAAGCCTTATGTGTAGTGTAAAAGGCCAGCAAATAAACATACCCTGCCCCAGGAAACAGATCCGGTGAAAAACCAGAATTTGTCCTTGAAACTGGAGCTTAAGAAACAAAGCCTGAATTAAGAGCAAAATGGTTAAAAAGgggcagtgaaagaaacacactttggccctgacaGCAAAGGCAAAGAACCAACTATATCACTGAGCAGCTGGGGAAAAATCCAACCAATACCTGAgcccaaaaccaaccaatccccaTGCAGGAATCCAGTCAATCTCAAATGTATTTCAGTCTAAGTGATTGAAATTTTACTAAGTAACATGCTGAAAAAAATCTTCCTGAAAATAACCTCTGCCCCTAAGAAGACATATATAAATCCTACTAGTTCAGGTGTCAGCTGGAATTTTCCACATTTGTAGTGGCTGCCATTTTCCAGGATTGCTCCCTCCCAAATATTTCTGTTCAATGAGATTCACTGAAGAACTTCTTTTGCAAAAGTGGATATAAAACTCCCCTGTGAAGTGAAGCAAAGAAGCAACATACACCTCTGTTGGGAGACTCCATTAGAGGAGCAGagcagaagaaaaatgttttcactgGTGCTGTATCAGACTGCTACATTTCTGGAGCATTTCCACCATAGTTGCGTGAAGCAGAGAAATGACAATTTTGGCAACAGGTAAGAAGAAATGGTTATCCTTGCTTGGAAACTCCCTAGTGGAGAAGAGAAGCAATGGATATGTCTGGTGGTAAACTCTCTAAGCAGAGTGGAGCACATCTGTTttaatggctctctctctctctgagaggaGAAGGAGTGCTACATCCTGCATGGAGAACACCCCCACTGTAACACAACTTACTTCATGAATAACCTGACACCCTGACAGTCAGGACACACTTTTTCTCACATGTGTATGATTCAAGGATACCTTCCCTTCACAGAGGCAAATGTATCCTGACATCGGACACTTAGGTTAGATTATTCTTCAGAGACCTAGGTATCCAGGACACATTTCCTGCAAAGATTCAGGAAGAGCAGGGCTTCCCAAAAAGTTATGAtatctttcccttcagagctgcagGTATCCAGAACATCTTTCCATCACAGCTGTAGTTTATAGACTGACATATGACTGCTGGGATCCGTTTCCCTTCATACTGTTAACAATTGCACACATCCTTAAGCTGCATCtagaagcagagagtgagaacTGATTTTGGAGATCACTGCATTGTGggttatattttgaaatgtgtgCTCTATGTGTGGCAAAACCAAGtagtgaagtttattttgttgtacttatattccttctgtggcttttgttcattttgtacttttaCTTAGTGTTAGGTATTTTTCTGCTTCAATGTATAGAATGTTACCCCCACCATCTAAGTtggccattgttttttttgtttttgtttttaatatcaggCAGTGTGTGATGATACTTTTTGCATAAAGATTTCTctgaaagtgtggtggtttgtcGTTCCTTGTTAGgttttccatattttcacaaATGCAATTCAGATTTGATTGTTTATTATTCAGCTTGGCATGGATATCAGTAATGATTGTGAATACATTTGTTATCATGATCCtcatgtctcttcctcctgaatacAAGTCCAAGTGTAAATGACATATTCCCAATATGTGCTGTTTTCTCAACATAATTCAGCAATGCTAATGGTAAAATGCTCAATAGAAAATAATATAAGAAACAATAAATACATCAagtgtatttattcattcagaaGAGTGTTTTCTTTTACCTGGTAGaaatgttggttctgggaataaAAAACAGTCTCTGTGAAGGACCATTCAGTGATCTAAGTGCTAAGCCTTCTATTCATCCACCTGAATATGTCATTCATAGCTATAAGGGTGATTGGTTGATCTAACTTCATCTTTATCTCATTTATGATGACTTAGAATACATACATGATTGATTGCATCAGAAAATGACTTAGACTTGATGCTTATTGAATTTTCCAAGCCCAAATGTccacaaaaggaagcaaaagtagaaaataaattacagagagagaagaagacaATAAAATTCTTTAGAATATGGTTGACTAGCAAAATTCACAAGAATGATTTGTCTCCCAAGTGGTAAATAGACATCAATAGTTGCTCATAAGCTCACATGTCAAATGTACACCTGCTTGAGTTTATACCTCCTGTGAGGAGAGAATAGGAACTTGCAAAAATGAAGTATGATGTGTTTGAATGAACCCATATTCTGCTTCCTTGATGCCTGCAAAATATTCTGTTCCACTCTGAATTGTGGTGACTATAGATGACATTGAGATTGTGAGGAGATTCTGAGACTTGAAGTCATTCTAAAGTTTCAACCATAAGGTATTTACAAAGAGCTCTGGAGATTGGAAGAATTTTTACGGAGGTAGTTTACTGTTTGAAACCCTGACTATCAAAAGGCTGAGAGCTTTATTCGGTTGTAACTGAGGACAGGCGGGCGTAAACTGTACTGTTTCTACTCAGCTGTGGTGGGTCAGCCCCCTACAGTTCTTCCATTCTTAATTTTTGTCAACTCATGTGGCTGTCAGTGACTGTACTCTTCAGACCCCATTGGGACCATAATGTGCCTCAGTCTCCAGCCCAGCAATCCCTTATACTGGCCTGACAGGAATAAGGTTATTCTAAGAGACATTTATATTGCTCCCTTTAACTAATATCTAGTGAAATATTAGAAACCATGAGATTGTGAATTCCCTGGATGAGAATCTCTCTACTGAAGCAATGTTTGTGCCTTATCTGATCTTCTTGCAGTAGTTTAAGAAGCTAAGATGGTGGAGGATTTTAGAGATGGGCAAACTTTTAATATATGACTTAGTTAAATTACTTAGCTGTGCATATCTTTGCTTTCTATTCAAACCTGTTAGTAACCAAATAAGGATTAATTAACTTATGTCTTTATCACTGTTCCAAATAGTATCAGGCAGGAATCATCTATTTTTCTATCTAAAACTGCATGTTCAATTTTGATACCATAACACACAACCAACAGAAATGGACACAGTAGGCTTTACTCAAATATTTGAGACTACTTTATTCACACCTAGTTAAAATAATTAACAAGGGATGAAATtgggaaggaatgggaaaagTGACACAATATgcttaaaatgtataaaaataaattttacataaaaatgtggctggagagagagcttagcaattaagaacacGGGTATTGTTGTATCACACACAAGTTATATTGCTAGAAACCATGGTTTCTAATCATCTCTGGTAAGTTCAGTTACAAGGTTTCAGATTCTCTTTTCTGTACTCTGAAGGCACTGCACATGTCCAAATATGGGTAAAAACACATGTACATGACATGaagcttaaaaatgaaattcagtaCAGTAATATCATAGTCTTGAGACAGAGAGTGCCATGACAAGTTAAAATGAATTCTTTCTGGTCTTTCCTGGAGCAGATGTAGCCTTCCTCTGAGTGAgcattctcagaa belongs to Cricetulus griseus strain 17A/GY unplaced genomic scaffold, alternate assembly CriGri-PICRH-1.0 unplaced_scaffold_1, whole genome shotgun sequence and includes:
- the LOC113838951 gene encoding zinc finger protein 431-like encodes the protein MTPKFNILVSQNAMKYDDLHIYFTWEEWTLLDTSQKNLYKDVMLETYKNLSDIGYIWGDHTIEEHCAGSKTPERHERSKTREKPSISIQCGKAFTCYSNFQTHKRKHTVEKPYECNQFSKAFTHYSHLQMHTRTHTGEKPFECNQCGKAFTYHSDLQRHKRTHTGEKHYECNQCGKASTDHSDLQRHKRTRTGEKPYECNQCGKAFARNSNLQRHKRIHTGEKPYECNQCGKAFTHYSHLQMHTRTHTGEKPYECNQCGKAFAHNSNLQRHKRTHTGEKPYECNQCGKAFTDHSDLQRHKRTHTGEKPYECNQCGKAFARNSNLQRHKRIHTGEKPYECNQCGKAFTHYSHLQMHTRTHTGEKPYECNQCGKVFTNHRALHVHKRSHTGEKLYECNQCGKAFAQPSYLKIHKITHTGEKPYECNHCGKGFADPSALRVHKSTHTGEKPYECNHCGKAFARKSHLQRHKRTHTGKKPYECNQCGKGFSNPSVLHVHKGKHTGKNTYECTHCGKAFMCHSHLQGHKRAHAGDKPF